One Pararhizobium sp. IMCC3301 DNA segment encodes these proteins:
- a CDS encoding SDR family oxidoreductase yields MDLKLSGKTVLITGASMGIGEHLAETFAQEGVDLHLTARSAEKLAALKQRIEEKFDVTVALHPIDLSEPGAAETLSEAVGPVDILVNNAGAIPSGSLWDVDEAAWRKGWDLKVFGYINLCRLFYAKMKQAGGGVILNNIGNGGEVFDPKYIAGTSGNASLMAFTRALGGHSLDDNIRVMGINPGPVNTDRIYNMLKKRAASDLGDESRYTELEKSYPLSRPAHKHEISDLIVFLASFRSGYTSGTIFTVDGGISSRRSII; encoded by the coding sequence GAGACATTCGCGCAGGAGGGTGTTGATCTGCATCTTACTGCCCGCAGCGCGGAAAAGCTGGCCGCACTGAAGCAGCGCATCGAAGAGAAATTCGACGTCACCGTGGCGCTTCATCCCATTGATCTGAGCGAACCGGGCGCGGCAGAGACCCTGTCGGAGGCCGTTGGGCCAGTCGATATTCTGGTTAACAACGCCGGAGCCATTCCAAGCGGCAGCCTGTGGGATGTGGACGAGGCCGCCTGGCGCAAGGGCTGGGACCTTAAGGTCTTTGGTTACATCAATTTGTGCCGGCTGTTCTATGCGAAAATGAAACAGGCGGGCGGCGGTGTGATCCTCAACAACATCGGCAATGGCGGCGAGGTGTTCGATCCCAAATACATCGCCGGCACGTCCGGCAATGCCAGCCTGATGGCCTTTACGCGCGCGCTTGGTGGGCACAGTCTTGACGACAATATCCGCGTGATGGGGATCAATCCGGGGCCGGTCAACACCGACCGTATTTATAACATGCTGAAGAAACGCGCCGCCTCCGATCTGGGTGACGAGAGCAGATATACCGAACTGGAAAAATCCTATCCACTGTCACGCCCGGCCCACAAGCATGAAATCTCGGATCTGATCGTGTTCCTTGCATCCTTTCGCTCGGGCTACACGTCCGGCACGATCTTTACCGTTGATGGCGGCATTTCATCGCGCCGCTCGATCATCTGA
- a CDS encoding aspartate/glutamate racemase family protein, whose protein sequence is MPKSEIPVSKTSDLSGKRLGIVLPSSNTVVEPLAAQMLVGTGVTAHFSRLEVIDVALDRGSRAQFALQRHVEAAKLLADAKVDAIVWGGTSASWLGPEHDRAFCDAVEAATGIRTTSCVLAMNRLLRPEPKFRLGLVTPYTDDVHAQIVENYRAMGYSCDASENHGGALSSDFADLSPQAIATMVRKVAAARPDVIFIMCTNLRGAAVAAALSAELGLTVTDSAAITISAGLELLNRNSATQSIC, encoded by the coding sequence ATGCCAAAATCCGAAATACCAGTATCCAAAACATCTGACCTGTCCGGCAAGCGCCTCGGTATCGTGCTGCCTTCGTCCAACACCGTGGTGGAGCCCCTGGCTGCACAAATGCTTGTGGGCACCGGTGTGACGGCGCATTTTTCGCGTCTTGAGGTGATTGATGTGGCGCTGGATCGCGGATCAAGGGCGCAGTTTGCGCTGCAGCGCCATGTTGAGGCGGCAAAACTTCTGGCAGACGCAAAAGTTGATGCAATCGTCTGGGGCGGGACGTCAGCAAGCTGGCTGGGCCCAGAGCATGACCGCGCCTTCTGCGACGCGGTCGAGGCCGCCACCGGAATCCGGACAACAAGCTGCGTGCTGGCCATGAACCGCCTGCTCAGGCCCGAGCCCAAGTTTCGGCTTGGGCTGGTGACGCCCTATACGGACGATGTGCACGCCCAGATCGTTGAGAATTATCGTGCTATGGGATATTCCTGCGACGCCTCTGAGAACCATGGCGGCGCGCTCAGCAGTGATTTTGCCGATCTGTCGCCGCAGGCGATCGCAACCATGGTGCGTAAAGTGGCAGCCGCACGGCCGGACGTGATTTTCATCATGTGCACCAATCTGCGCGGCGCTGCGGTCGCGGCGGCGCTGTCAGCCGAACTGGGGCTGACAGTCACAGACAGCGCAGCGATCACCATCTCGGCCGGCCTTGAACTGCTGAACCGGAATTCTGCAACCCAATCCATCTGCTGA